In Oncorhynchus keta strain PuntledgeMale-10-30-2019 chromosome 19, Oket_V2, whole genome shotgun sequence, a single genomic region encodes these proteins:
- the LOC127909604 gene encoding octapeptide-repeat protein T2-like gives RERERDRGRETERERETEAERQRERERERERDKERERQRERERETKRERERERQRERERERERERERERERERERERERERERERERERERERERERERERERERQRQSRERERERERERQRERERERERQREREREREREREREREREREREQRERERERERERERERERERERERERERERKRERERERERHRERRERERERERETEAERQRERERERERDKEREREREREKRDKEREREREREREREREREAERQREREREREGERERERERERERERERERERQRQRDRERERERERERERERDKERERERERDKERERERDKERERERE, from the exons agagagagagagagagacagaggcagagagacagagagagagagagagacagaggcagagagacagagagagagagagagagagagagagagagacaaagagagagagagacaaagagagagagagagagagacaaagagagagagagagagagagagacaaagagagagagagagagagagagagagagagagagagagagagagagagagag agagagagagggagagagagagagagagagagagagagagagagagggagagagagagagagagagagagagagagagagagagagagagagagagagagacagaggcagagcagagagagagagagagagagagagagagagagacaaagagagagagagagagagagagagagacaaagagagagagagagagagagagagagagagagagagagagagagagagagagagagagagagagagcagagagagagagagagagagagagagagagagagagagagagagagagagagagagagagagagagagagagagagagagagagagagaaagagagagagagaaagagaaagagagagacacagagagaga agagagagagagagagagagagagagagagacagaggcagagagacagagagagagagagagagagagagagagagacaaagagagagagagagagagagagagagagaagagagacaaagagagagagagagagagagagagagagagagagagagagagagagagagaggcagagagacagagagaaagagagagagagagagagggagagagagagagagagagagagagagagagagagagagagagagagagagagagagagagacagaggcagagagacagagagagagagagagagagagagagagagagagagagagagagagacaaagagagagagagagagagagagagagacaaagagagagagagagagagagacaaagagagagagagagagagagag